In Bacillus sp. S3, the sequence TAAAGTGGCAGAGAATGAATGAACCATTATTTCCTGATCCGGATATTCGTTTTTAAGAGCAAATAAAAAGACCCATCCTGCCAAACATAAAACAGAGGATAACATAAAAGGAAGCGCCACGTTCACATTTACAAGCGGTGTCATTAATGGTCCCGTCGCAAACCCTATCCCAAAAAACAAGCCATATAGAGAAAGATTTCTCCCCCGCCTTTTTGCTGGGGAAAAAGACGTAATCCATGTCTGCGTTCCGAAATGTAAGGCATGGTCACCAATACCGATGAAAAGACGCAGAATAAACCAAAACCAGAATGTTTTCCATAACGGAAATAATGCTAATGAAACAATCACCAGCAAGCCCCCAAAAATGATAACCGGCTTATAACCAAATTTTCTTAGTGGCTGCTCCATAAATGGGGATACTAAAAGAATTCCTATATAAAGTGCTGTCGCATTTAATCCGTTTAAGGATGACGAAACCCCGCTGTGTTCGAGAATCACGGCTATCAAAGGAAGAAGCATACCTTGGCTGAAACCTGAGACAGCCACAATACTGACTAAAATCCAAAATCTAAAATTTGTGCTGACATTTATCATTTTTTACCTCATACGAAAATAAATTTGTTGGGTATCAACTATGTAATTATAACAAGTAACAAGCTTTTTCGGCCATAAGGTAAATTTTGCTGCATGTAGAAACAACATATAGGGTAGAAAAAAGAAGAGATAGAAAAGAAATGGAGGGAATCCAGTGACTAATAAAATCTTTATGCTGCTGACGTTTATTGGGGTTCCAGTTTCTGTGATTGGGACACTGATGCATTGGCCGAGTATCATTCTATTTATAATTTACTGTCTAACCATTATTGCATTATCCAGCTACATGGGAAGAGCAACCGAAAGTCTTGCTATTGTGGCAGGACCGCGAATTGGCGGACTATTAAATGCCACTTTTGGAAATGCGGTTGAGCTCATCATTTCCATTTTTTCTTTAAAGGCAGGATTAGTAGGAATAGTCTTGGCTTCTTTAACTGGCTCTGTATTAGGAAACCTGCTTCTGGTTGCCGGACTTTCCTTTTTTGTCGGCGGACTCAAATTTAAACGCCAGAAATTTAATGTGTTCGATGCACGGCATAATTCCGGGCTGCTCATGTTTGCAGTGATTATTGCTTTTGTCATTCCAGAGGTATTTTCAATGAATATGAATGAAACAAAGACTCTGTCCTTAAGTATTGGGATATCGGTGATCCTAATTCTCCTATACCTAGCAGCATTATTTTTTAAACTTGTCACCCATCGAGGAGTATATCAGTCTGCTATAGAAACTGCTCCTCACGAGGGAGAGGAACCGGAATGGGGCAAGGGCAAAGCAATTGCAGTTCTTTTGGTTGCAACGCTCGCAGTTGCCTATATTTCCGAGCACCTTGTTCATACCTTTGAGTACGTAGGGAAGACGTTCGGCTGGTCCGAGCTCTTTATCGGGGTAATCATTGTTGCTATCGTCGGAAATGCAGCTGAACACGCCTCGGCCGTGCTAATGGCATATAAAAATAAAATGGATATCGCTGTGGAAATTGCAATTGGATCCACCTTACAAGTGGCAATGTTTGTCTTGCCCGTACTAGTCCTTCTCTCGCTCTTTTTTGACACGTCCATGCCGCTCTTATTCAGCTGGCAGGAATTAATTGCAATGGTCTCATCCGTACTTTTGATGGTCGTCATCTCAAACGACGGAGAATCCAACTGGTTCGAAGGACTAACCCTACTCGCAGCCTACATCATCATGGGCATTGGATTTTTTCTTCTATAATCAGATACAGGATAAAATAAAGACTCTAAGCCATATAGCTTAGAGTCTCTTTGTTGCTAAAGCGGTTTCATTTTTTTGAAAATGTACGGGGTATATCTTCTTTGCTGTGCTATAATGAATCAGCACTATTATATAAGGGTTAATAATTCAATCGCTTTCTTTGGGATCATCAATCACCAACCTTCATGTTTAGTTTGAACCAAGAAAACACGAGTGTTGAATTTCATATAAGACGGGAATCCCAACCTCCTTATAGATGATAATAAGTATTTAGTTAGCTGATTGATTACAGCCCTCCTTTTTTGAAAGGTTAAGTATATTATAAAACGTAATTTGAATTTTGTAAATAATCAGATTATTACATTTTTGTTACTTTTTCACCAATCATAAAGGAGCAACAGATGAAATTTTTTATACGGCTATTATTTTTTATTATTGGTTTAACCATCATGACTTTTGGAGTATGCATGACAATTGAGGTAGCGGATATTGGAGTAGGGGCATGGGATGCGCTTAATGTTGCCTTAACAGAAAGGGTGGGCTTTTCGGTAGGCAAATGGGTCATGATTGACGGAGCAATTTTAGTGATTGTTAATTCGCTCTTAGTAAAAAGACGGCCAGATCTGCTCTCACTGTTAACCATAATTTTCATCGGTTCTTTAGTTGATTTCTGGTTGATATTTGTATTTGATTTATTTCAAGTAGAACCGTTTATCGCTAAATTGGGAATGCTGCTCGTTGGCATCTTAATTATTGGCTTTGGGGCGGCTATTTATTTGCAGGCAAAATTTCCACAAAGCCCCATTGATAATTTTATGCTAGCGATAAAGGAACGGTTTCATGTAAATTTGATGGCAGCGAAAACAATCGGCGAAATATCGGCCTTGATACCTGCTTTTTTCCTAAAAGGGCCCATTTCGTACGGAACGATCATTATTACTTTTACAGTTGGGCCTGCGATTCAATTGTTCTTTCCAACTTTTGAAAAATTAATGCAGCGCCTTCAGGAGAAGTATTGAGGGCAATAGGGATTTAATGAAAAAAATTTCTGGAATGGATAATATTAATGAACTCCGAAAAAACTACTAGCAGATATGATTAATGTTATTAGTGAAAGGAGTTACACCCGTGAAGAAACATATCTCTTTACTTATGACACTGCTATTAATGCTTACTTTTATTCCGCCTGCTTTTGCTCAAAAAGCACCGGCTAAAAAGACGCCAGCCCCAGTAAAATATCAAGTTCCTGCCTCAGTTCGCAACATTTCTAAGGAAAATACGTATCCGAATTCGACACAGGACTTGCCGTTATTGAAGCCAAGTGATTTAACCAAGAAGTTAATTAATTCATCAAAGGAAAAAATTGAAAACCCGGATTTGATTCGCATGCTTAACGAGTCAAGTATTAACAGCACCCCATTCGCGGTTGGCTACCGGGCGATTATTTACCTTGGTCAATGGCCCTTGAACTACGAATCATCCGAAACCTCCCCCAATTGGGAGTACCAAAAGATTAATACCAATTACTTTGATAATCGCGGTGGGAAAGTTCCTTATCAGATTAAGTATGTGCAAGAGGCACAGAAGATTGTCCGCGGCGGTCTGACAGCCAAAATTGCCAATGCCGAAGATGTGAAGAAGATGATGCTTCTTAAGGCAATGGAAAAGACGCGTTTGCCGCTTGCATTTGATACGATTATCGGAGCAGGTACGAAAAATGACCATATATATAATATCCCTGCAAACCGTCTGGGATACCTTTATGCGTATGCGCCCGGTGTCAATGAGAAAGGGAAAGTAACATATGGTGAAGTGTATTTAATGTTGAAAGGCAGTAAGAAGTTCATTGTCATTAAAAACGTGACCTCCCAAGGGATCGGAGCCTGGATTCCTGTTCAGGATTATGTTTCTTTTGGTTTTGCAGCTTCAGAACGGCCTCGTTGATTGAGGGAAGAAGGGCTCCTGTCGCAGGGGGCCTTTTTTTAAAATATGGGCAAACTATTGTAAAAGAGCGATTAATTCGGTAGGATGTAAACGGTAATGAAAGGAGAGAGACAGCTTGGGAAGTTCAATTCAAGATAAAAATTCACAGGTTGATTTTCTAAAGCAGCGATTGAATATGTTTATAGATGTGCTCGATGCTATTGATCCGGAAGATGCGGATCTTGAGGATATCGACCGTTTAATTTCCATGCTTGATGACATGGAGTCGAAATGCAGAGAATTCAACAATCGTGAAAGCAACTGAGTCTGTTAAATAGCAGGCTCTTTTTTTTGGAGAAATTAGCGCAAACTGCTATGTATTCGTTTGCAAGCTTTTCCTTTAATTCTAGTGGTTATAGGAGTATAATGGTAGCGTGTAAATAGTTGTAATATTTCTTAAATAGATTAATTTGGGGAACAAAGGGAAAGGGGTACTCGAATTGAATATTGAAAAATTCCAAGAAAGCATGTACAAGCTAGTGGTTGAAACTTCTACCAAGCTTCCTAAGGACGTTCGCCGCGCTGTATCGGCTGCTAAAGAAAAGGAAAATGCGGGCACAAGTGCAGCAATGAGCCTTGCAACGATTACGAATAACATCAAAATGGCAGACGACCAAGTGTCGCCAATCTGCCAAGATACAGGTCTGCCAACGTTTAAAATTAAAACGCCGGTAGGAGTGAATCAATTAGAAATAAAAGAAGCGATTAAGAATGCTATTGTTCTGGCTACGAAAGAAGGAAAATTGCGTCCAAACTCTGTTGATTCCTTAACAGGAGAAAACAGCGGTGATAATCTTGGAGCAGGGGTGCCAGTTATCAAATTTGACCAGTGGGAAAAAGATTACATCGATGTCCGCCTCATTTTAAAAGGCGGCGGCTGTGAAAATAAAAACATTCAATATAGCCTTCCATGTGAGTTAGAAGGACTTGGCCGTGCCGGCCGTGACCTTGATGGGATCCGCAAATGTATCATGCATTCCGTTTACCAGGCTCAAGGCCAAGGCTGCAGCGCTGGCTTTATCGGTGTCGGAATTGGCGGGGATCGTTCATCAGGTTATGATTTGGCAAAGGAACAGTTATTCCGTTCTGTTGAAGACGTCAATCCGAACGAAGACCTTCGTAAGCTTGAAGAGTATGTAATGGAAAATGCAAATAAATTAGGAATAGGTACAATGGGCTTCGGCGGTGAAGCAACCTTACTTGGCTGTAAAGTCGGTGTCATGAATCGAATTCCTGCCAGCTTCTATGTGTCAGTTGCCTACAACTGTTGGGCATTCCGCCGCTTAGGTGTGAGCGTGGATGCGGAGAGCGGAGAAATCAGCGAATGGATGTACCAAGAGGGTGAGTTCATCGATTTTGCTGAGACGGAGGCGGAAAAGGAAACCGCTGCTGCTTCTTCCGATGAAGTGATTACATTAGAGGCTCCGATTACAGAGGAAAAGATCCGTTCGTTAAAGGTCGGTGACGTCGTTCAAATTAATGGTTTAATGTACACTGGCCGTGATGCGATTCATAAATATTTGAGCGACCATGATGCGCCAGTTGACCTGAATGGCCAAGTGATTTATCACTGCGGTCCAGTTATGTTAAAGGATGAGGCTGGCGAGTGGCACGTTAAGGCTGCCGGCCCAACAACAAGTATTCGCGAGGAACCATATCAAGGCGATATCATGAAGAAATTTGGTATTCGCGCGGTTATCGGTAAAGGCGGTATGGGTCCTAAGACCTTGGCTGCGTTAGAGGAACATGGCGGCGTATACTTGAACGCAATCGGTGGCGCGGCACAATATTATGCCGATTGTATAAAAGGCGTTGAAGGCGTCGATTTAATGCAATTTGGAATCCCTGAGGCAATGTGGCATCTTCGTGTCGAAGGATTCACAGCTGTTGTCACAATGGACTCCCACGGAAACAGCTTGCATGCCGACGTCGACAAATCTTCATTAGAAAAATTAGCTCAATTTAAAGAACCGGTTTTTAAATAATAGTTTGAGGGGTAGACGCGTGGGATGTGGCGTCTACCTCTTTTTATTAAATATGTATCTAGGGATTAAGAGACGGAGTTCCAAATATTTTTAGAAAATGTCGTGAGTTTGGGAAAATAAGTCATAAAAGTTTGGAAATATGTCATAAGTTACAGTGAAAAGAAGATTAATAAAAGGACAATCAATCAAATCATCATTCTTCATTTTCCATCTTCAAGAAGTACAACCTCATTTCTTGTTAAACTAAACCTTCCCTATACAGGCACTAAAAGAGGACGCATTTACCATCAACCATAATCATTTCCTAAATATGCTAATTATGTTTTCCCACCTATAACAAATACTATAACAAAATAAAATTAGGGGGAACATGGATGAAAAGATTATTAGGAATCCTTTGTATACTGCTCTTACTGATTCCGAATATTACATACGCAGAAGCGCCTAATCGACCGATTCACTGGGGGTTCAAAAAGGCAGTTAATGAAAAGCAGCCCGATGCGGGCGCTGAGTATGACGAGATTCTTGCTAAGTACGGGGCATTTTACAAGGGCGATCCCAATACCAAAAACTTGTACTTAACCTTCGACAGCGGTTATGAAAATGGCTATACCCCCAAGATTCTAAAGGTATTAAAAAAGGAAAAGGTACCAGCTACCTTTTTTGTGACAGGACATTTTTTAATTTCGCAACCGGAACTTGCCAAACAAATCGTCAAAGAAGGGCACATCATTGGCAGCCATTCCTGGAGTCATCCTGACTTTACAGCCGTAAGTGATGCAAAAATTCGCGAAGAGCTCGAAAAGGTAAAAACAAAAACAAAGGAAATAACGGGCCAAAAGAAAATGAAATACCTACGCCCGCCCCGAGGCATTTTTAGTGAAAGAACTATGCAAATCGCAAAAGAAGAGGGGTATACTCATGTGTTCTGGTCACTTGCATTTGTCGACTGGAATATTAACCAGCAAAGAGGATGGCAATACTCATATGACAATATCATGAGACAAATCCACCCCGGCTGCGTGCTTCTGCTGCATTCAGTATCCAAAGATAATGCTGATGCATTAGAAAAAGCAATTAAAGATTTAAAAAAGAAGGGTTACAAGTTCAAAAGTCTAGATCAATTTAAATAATTCAAACACAGCCGGATTCCTCAAGAATTCGGCTTTTCCCAGTAAATCGTGCTATAATACAGGGTACTTATGCTTGATGAAATTTGGAGTGAACAAAATGAAAACCGAACAAGGTATTAAAATACAGCTACATCAGACATTTCCCTTAACCATTAAAAGGCTTGGCATTAATGGAGAAGGAGTGGGATATTTTAAAAAGCAAGTAGTCTTTGTACCAGGGGCACTTCCAGGTGAAGAGGTCGTTGTCGAGGCAACAAAAATTAATCCCAAATTTGCTGAGGCAAAAATAAAAAAGATTCGTATCCAATCGCCTCATCGTGTTAAACCGCTTTGCCCTGTCTATGATCAATGCGGCGGCTGTCAACTTCAGCATTTGCAATACGATCAACAGCTCAAAGAAAAACGAGATATTGTCATTCAATCACTTGAGCGTCATACAAAACTTGATGTCAACAAACATGATATTCGTCAAACCATAGGCATGGAGGATCCATGGGGGTACCGTAATAAAAGCAGCTTTCAAGTCGGTCAAAAAGACGGTAAGATTCTAGCCGGACTTTACGGACTTAACTCACATCAGCTGATAAACATTGATAAGTGTGCTGTTCAGCATTCGCAAACAAATGAAGCAACGGCTAAAGTAAAACGAATATTAGAGGATTTACATATTCCTATCTATAATGAAAAAACCAGAAAAGGAATTGTCCGAACAATTGTTACCCGCGTTGGAGTCGAAACCGGTGAATTGCAAGTCGTTCTGATTACGTCACAAAAAGAGCTGCCTAAAAAGGAGCTGCTCATCGAGGAAATTCAAAACCGGCTTCCTAATGTGAAATCAGTTGTCCAAAATATAAACGGTGAAAAAACATCGCTAATTTTTGGCGAGGAAACAGTAAACTTAGCCGGAGAAGATATCATCCAAGAAACATTGGGTGATTTGCAATTCGAACTATCAGCAAGAACCTTTTTTCAATTAAATCCTTCCCAAACAATTAAGCTTTATAATGAAGTAAAAAAAGCAGCGGCATTAACCGGCAGCGAAAAGGTGCTCGATGCCTATTGTGGTGTGGGAACGATTGGGTTATGGCTTGCGGACCAAGCAGCAGAAGTCCGCGGAATGGACGTGATTCCTGAATCCATTGAGGATGCCAAGAAAAACGCTAAACGCCATGGCTTCACCAATACCAAATATGTCCCAGGAAAGGCAGAAGAGGTCCTGCCAAAATGGGTTAAAAAAGGCTGGCAGCCGGATGTGGTTGTCATCGATCCGCCAAGAACCGGTCTCGACAACCAGCTGATTCAAACGATTTTGCAAGTAAAGCCAAAGAAATTAATCTATGTCTCCTGTAACCCGTCGACATTGGCAAAGGACATTCAAAACCTAAGTTCGAAGTACGATGTGAAGTACATCCAACCGGTGGACATGTTTCCGCAGACAGCTCACGTGGAAGCCGTGGCGAATTTGGAATTGAAATTGTAGCCAACAAATAAAAACGCTCACGACACAATAAACCCTTTTCCATAGTTTATCAACAGTTAGAATAAAAAGTGTGCATCAAAACGTGAGGAAAATTTGACTCTGATTTCGTAAAATACTTTTGCGATTTCGGGGTCTTTTTTCCTGTTAAACTCTTGTCAACCCAGTGTTTTTCTAATTTTCCTTTTCAGTATTTTTTGTAAACCTTTTTTTACTCAAACAGTGGAATGCTATTTAAAGGGGTGGATTTTAGCAGGGGATATTTTGGTTGTACTTTCCATACTAAACCCCTGGTTTTGTAAAAAAAGCATTTCCGCTGTTTGATAAAAAGTGCTTAAGCATGGTATAAGTGTAAAAGAAGCAGGACCTTCTTGTTTTTTAATTTTGGGGTAAGGGAGTATCCTGGTATCCCATAATGAGAGGATTTGAATTTGAAGATGATAGATAATTTTTGGCGTGATTTACCACGACCATTTTTTATATTGGCACCAATGGAAGATGTGACGGATGTTGTTTTTCGCCATGTTGTGAGTGAAGCAGCAAGACCTGATGTGTTTTTTACTGAGTTTACAAACAGTGAGAGTTATTGTCACCCACAAGGGAAGCAGAGTGTGCGTGGGCGTTTGACTTTTACAGAGGATGAACAACCAATCGTTGCCCATATATGGGGGGATAGGCCTGAAAATTTTCGGCAAATGAGTATTGGCATGGCGGAACTAGGCTTTCGGGGTATAGATATCAATATGGGTTGTCCTGTACCTAATGTGACACAGAATGGGAAGGGAAGCGGCCTTATCCTTCGTCCAGAAGTTGCAGCAGATTTAATACAAGCAGCAAAAGCTGGCGGATTGCCTGTAAGTGTAAAGACAAGGCTTGGTTTCACAAATGTAGACGAATGGCATGACTGGCTGACACACATTTTGAAACAAGACATTGTCAATCTATCCATTCATCTGCGTACAAGGAAGGAAATGAGCAAGGTCGATGCTCATTGGGAACTGATTCCGGAGATTAAGAAACTTCGTGATCAGGTGGCACCAGATACACTTTTAACGATCAATGGGGATATTCCTGACCGTCAAACAGGCTTGAAGCTCGCCCAACAATATGGTATTGATGGGGTTATGATTGGACGTGGTATTTTCAGTAATCCATTTGCCTTTGAAAAAGAACCGAAAGATCATAGCAGTAAGGATTTGCTTGATCTCTTAAGATTGCATCTCAATCTCCATGATAAATACTCAAATTTAGAGCTGCGTTCGTTCAAGGCTTTGCATCGCTTTTTTAAGATATATGTCAAAGGATTCCGAGGGGCGAGTGAATTAAGAAACCAATTGATGAATACGGAGTCAACAGATGAAGTGCGTACATTGCTTGATCATTTTGAGAAAGAATGTTGATGGTACGGGGACAGTAAAACGGAGTGCTTTTTATGCGTGACGAAACTCATTTTAAAGAAAGGTAACTTCACCCTTTGGACCTTCCATAAAAAATCCTTATTTGCAATAATCTTATATTAAGAGAAGTAAGTCAATTCCATATTAAGACGGCTCAGTAATGGACTGAGCCGTTTGTTTTTTTTATACACACAACAATCCCATTTGAAATTGTGCTAACATGGCTATACTAGATTTGGGGAATGGAGAGGATATCAATATGAAAATAAATCAATTAATTGCCAACAATATTAACCGTTTAGATACCATCTTGCCGGAAGATCAGACGCTCGGCATTGCCGGTTTATCTGGATCAGGTAAAACAACTTTTTGTCAGACCATTGGTGAAGAGTCTAAGAAACGCCTCGTTTCATTATTACCAAAGGCTGAATATCAGTATTTATTTCCTGATATAATGGAAACAAATTTTAGTGCTATTAATATGGAAGAAATGCCTTTAGTGCTTTTTCTCGGAAGATCATCCATTTCTTCTAATCCACGTTCAACCATTGGAACGCATACTGGAGTATTTACAGAGATCCGTGTTACTCTTGCTGAAAAATACGATCTTTCTCCAGAAGTCTTTTCATTTAATAATGAATTAGGCTGGTGTCCAAAGTGTAAAGGGCGCGGTACTAACAGTAATGTGGAATGTCCTAAGTGTAAAGGAAGGCGTTACAACGAGGAAGTTGAAGCACATACAATCGATTTATTTGGTAAACCTCATA encodes:
- a CDS encoding MFS transporter — protein: MINVSTNFRFWILVSIVAVSGFSQGMLLPLIAVILEHSGVSSSLNGLNATALYIGILLVSPFMEQPLRKFGYKPVIIFGGLLVIVSLALFPLWKTFWFWFILRLFIGIGDHALHFGTQTWITSFSPAKRRGRNLSLYGLFFGIGFATGPLMTPLVNVNVALPFMLSSVLCLAGWVFLFALKNEYPDQEIMVHSFSATLKRFSQAWKYGWAAFLPPLAYGMLESSLNGSFPVYALRIGLDVKSVSVLLASFAIGAIVFQLPLGMLSDKFGRRTILITILFLGSICFTAASFLEQSFLLLAVCLFVAGMFVGSTFSLGISYMADLMPKNLFPTGNLMCGIFFSLGSLIGPTLGGFFIQYFKNISFFHIISTLFFIIFLTLTLNKEMSLVTSKD
- the cax gene encoding calcium/proton exchanger codes for the protein MTNKIFMLLTFIGVPVSVIGTLMHWPSIILFIIYCLTIIALSSYMGRATESLAIVAGPRIGGLLNATFGNAVELIISIFSLKAGLVGIVLASLTGSVLGNLLLVAGLSFFVGGLKFKRQKFNVFDARHNSGLLMFAVIIAFVIPEVFSMNMNETKTLSLSIGISVILILLYLAALFFKLVTHRGVYQSAIETAPHEGEEPEWGKGKAIAVLLVATLAVAYISEHLVHTFEYVGKTFGWSELFIGVIIVAIVGNAAEHASAVLMAYKNKMDIAVEIAIGSTLQVAMFVLPVLVLLSLFFDTSMPLLFSWQELIAMVSSVLLMVVISNDGESNWFEGLTLLAAYIIMGIGFFLL
- a CDS encoding YczE/YyaS/YitT family protein gives rise to the protein MKFFIRLLFFIIGLTIMTFGVCMTIEVADIGVGAWDALNVALTERVGFSVGKWVMIDGAILVIVNSLLVKRRPDLLSLLTIIFIGSLVDFWLIFVFDLFQVEPFIAKLGMLLVGILIIGFGAAIYLQAKFPQSPIDNFMLAIKERFHVNLMAAKTIGEISALIPAFFLKGPISYGTIIITFTVGPAIQLFFPTFEKLMQRLQEKY
- a CDS encoding YfkD family protein, which gives rise to MLTFIPPAFAQKAPAKKTPAPVKYQVPASVRNISKENTYPNSTQDLPLLKPSDLTKKLINSSKEKIENPDLIRMLNESSINSTPFAVGYRAIIYLGQWPLNYESSETSPNWEYQKINTNYFDNRGGKVPYQIKYVQEAQKIVRGGLTAKIANAEDVKKMMLLKAMEKTRLPLAFDTIIGAGTKNDHIYNIPANRLGYLYAYAPGVNEKGKVTYGEVYLMLKGSKKFIVIKNVTSQGIGAWIPVQDYVSFGFAASERPR
- a CDS encoding SE1561 family protein, which encodes MGSSIQDKNSQVDFLKQRLNMFIDVLDAIDPEDADLEDIDRLISMLDDMESKCREFNNRESN
- a CDS encoding fumarate hydratase, which gives rise to MNIEKFQESMYKLVVETSTKLPKDVRRAVSAAKEKENAGTSAAMSLATITNNIKMADDQVSPICQDTGLPTFKIKTPVGVNQLEIKEAIKNAIVLATKEGKLRPNSVDSLTGENSGDNLGAGVPVIKFDQWEKDYIDVRLILKGGGCENKNIQYSLPCELEGLGRAGRDLDGIRKCIMHSVYQAQGQGCSAGFIGVGIGGDRSSGYDLAKEQLFRSVEDVNPNEDLRKLEEYVMENANKLGIGTMGFGGEATLLGCKVGVMNRIPASFYVSVAYNCWAFRRLGVSVDAESGEISEWMYQEGEFIDFAETEAEKETAAASSDEVITLEAPITEEKIRSLKVGDVVQINGLMYTGRDAIHKYLSDHDAPVDLNGQVIYHCGPVMLKDEAGEWHVKAAGPTTSIREEPYQGDIMKKFGIRAVIGKGGMGPKTLAALEEHGGVYLNAIGGAAQYYADCIKGVEGVDLMQFGIPEAMWHLRVEGFTAVVTMDSHGNSLHADVDKSSLEKLAQFKEPVFK
- the pdaA gene encoding delta-lactam-biosynthetic de-N-acetylase; amino-acid sequence: MKRLLGILCILLLLIPNITYAEAPNRPIHWGFKKAVNEKQPDAGAEYDEILAKYGAFYKGDPNTKNLYLTFDSGYENGYTPKILKVLKKEKVPATFFVTGHFLISQPELAKQIVKEGHIIGSHSWSHPDFTAVSDAKIREELEKVKTKTKEITGQKKMKYLRPPRGIFSERTMQIAKEEGYTHVFWSLAFVDWNINQQRGWQYSYDNIMRQIHPGCVLLLHSVSKDNADALEKAIKDLKKKGYKFKSLDQFK
- the rlmD gene encoding 23S rRNA (uracil(1939)-C(5))-methyltransferase RlmD, which translates into the protein MKTEQGIKIQLHQTFPLTIKRLGINGEGVGYFKKQVVFVPGALPGEEVVVEATKINPKFAEAKIKKIRIQSPHRVKPLCPVYDQCGGCQLQHLQYDQQLKEKRDIVIQSLERHTKLDVNKHDIRQTIGMEDPWGYRNKSSFQVGQKDGKILAGLYGLNSHQLINIDKCAVQHSQTNEATAKVKRILEDLHIPIYNEKTRKGIVRTIVTRVGVETGELQVVLITSQKELPKKELLIEEIQNRLPNVKSVVQNINGEKTSLIFGEETVNLAGEDIIQETLGDLQFELSARTFFQLNPSQTIKLYNEVKKAAALTGSEKVLDAYCGVGTIGLWLADQAAEVRGMDVIPESIEDAKKNAKRHGFTNTKYVPGKAEEVLPKWVKKGWQPDVVVIDPPRTGLDNQLIQTILQVKPKKLIYVSCNPSTLAKDIQNLSSKYDVKYIQPVDMFPQTAHVEAVANLELKL
- a CDS encoding tRNA dihydrouridine synthase, with amino-acid sequence MIDNFWRDLPRPFFILAPMEDVTDVVFRHVVSEAARPDVFFTEFTNSESYCHPQGKQSVRGRLTFTEDEQPIVAHIWGDRPENFRQMSIGMAELGFRGIDINMGCPVPNVTQNGKGSGLILRPEVAADLIQAAKAGGLPVSVKTRLGFTNVDEWHDWLTHILKQDIVNLSIHLRTRKEMSKVDAHWELIPEIKKLRDQVAPDTLLTINGDIPDRQTGLKLAQQYGIDGVMIGRGIFSNPFAFEKEPKDHSSKDLLDLLRLHLNLHDKYSNLELRSFKALHRFFKIYVKGFRGASELRNQLMNTESTDEVRTLLDHFEKEC